A stretch of the Haloplanus aerogenes genome encodes the following:
- a CDS encoding ribbon-helix-helix domain-containing protein, with product MPKVEITVPEHLEMQIAQLIEQGEFVNREEAIQELLSTGLRAYKTSGPIEEEEPGFEDEGMMGHEDEYVF from the coding sequence ATGCCGAAAGTGGAAATAACCGTCCCGGAACATCTCGAGATGCAGATCGCCCAGTTGATCGAGCAAGGGGAGTTCGTCAACCGGGAGGAGGCGATTCAGGAACTGCTCTCGACCGGGCTACGAGCCTACAAGACGAGCGGACCGATCGAGGAGGAGGAACCGGGATTCGAAGACGAGGGGATGATGGGACACGAAGACGAGTACGTTTTCTAA
- a CDS encoding inorganic phosphate transporter has translation MIGAFLLVGFAVALFVGFNIGGSNTGPAFGPAVGAGVMSKLFAGALMSVFFFVGAWTIGRRVVNTLGRELVTDPGIFTVETSIVVLFFIGGALFIGNYAGVPASTSMTAVGAIAGLGVAAGELNWVVMGEIAVWWIVAPLVGFWVSGVVGRYFYPTINRWVAIEQTDGALLTLDRSGSIPQPTAGPNTTRREVVGSVVVISIGCLMAFSSGTSNIANAIAPLYGAGVDLNLLILLGCGSVAIGALTIARRTLDTLGNDITDLPLTAAIVVAVISSGIVIGLSAIGIPASFVIIATMSIVGLGWGRATRSITVSEGVRGKKKPNVSVGALTAEEPGEEAPGIGEEDPAETPSAAELFNPETTGRVVLMQNVVPLLSTVGAYLTFRLLFAVVW, from the coding sequence ATGATCGGCGCCTTCCTGCTCGTCGGCTTCGCCGTCGCGCTGTTCGTCGGGTTCAACATCGGCGGCTCGAACACCGGCCCCGCGTTCGGCCCGGCAGTCGGCGCCGGCGTCATGTCCAAACTGTTCGCCGGGGCGCTCATGTCCGTCTTCTTCTTCGTGGGTGCGTGGACCATCGGTCGGCGCGTGGTGAACACGCTGGGGCGCGAACTGGTGACGGATCCCGGCATCTTCACCGTCGAAACGAGCATCGTCGTCCTCTTTTTCATCGGCGGCGCGCTCTTCATCGGCAACTACGCCGGCGTGCCGGCGTCCACGTCGATGACGGCAGTGGGAGCCATCGCCGGCCTCGGCGTCGCCGCCGGCGAACTCAACTGGGTCGTCATGGGCGAAATCGCGGTCTGGTGGATCGTCGCCCCCCTCGTCGGCTTCTGGGTCTCGGGCGTCGTCGGCCGCTACTTCTACCCGACGATCAACCGCTGGGTCGCCATCGAACAGACCGACGGGGCGCTCCTGACCCTCGATCGATCCGGGTCGATCCCACAGCCGACGGCCGGCCCGAACACCACCCGCCGAGAGGTCGTCGGGTCGGTCGTCGTCATCAGCATCGGCTGTCTGATGGCGTTCTCTTCCGGCACCTCGAACATCGCCAACGCTATCGCGCCGCTGTACGGTGCCGGCGTCGACCTGAACCTCCTGATCCTGCTCGGGTGTGGGTCCGTCGCGATCGGCGCGCTCACCATCGCCCGCCGCACCCTCGACACCCTCGGCAACGACATCACTGACCTGCCGCTCACCGCGGCCATCGTCGTCGCCGTCATCTCCTCCGGCATCGTCATCGGCCTCTCCGCCATCGGCATCCCCGCCTCCTTCGTCATCATCGCGACCATGTCCATCGTCGGGCTGGGGTGGGGGCGGGCCACCCGGTCGATCACCGTCTCCGAAGGGGTGCGCGGCAAAAAGAAACCGAACGTCTCCGTCGGCGCCCTGACAGCCGAGGAACCCGGTGAGGAGGCGCCAGGGATCGGCGAGGAGGACCCGGCCGAGACGCCCAGCGCCGCCGAACTGTTCAACCCCGAGACGACGGGCCGGGTCGTCCTCATGCAGAACGTGGTGCCGCTGCTCTCGACGGTCGGCGCGTATCTCACCTTCCGGCTCCTGTTCGCCGTCGTGTGGTGA
- a CDS encoding 1,4-dihydroxy-2-naphthoyl-CoA synthase, with protein MVSELFDPERWTAVTEAFEDVTYHRADDVPAVRIAIDRPEVRNAFRPRTVDELYAALDHARQQADVGAVLLTGNGPSPKDGGWAFSAGGDQAIRGESGYEYRDDEGDTADDDGAETGDTELDTDTPTVGRLHILEVQRLIRFMPKPVVAVVPGWAVGGGHSLHVICDLTLASEEHAKFLQTDPDVASFDGGFGSAYLARQVGQKKAREIFFLGKTYDAAEAADMGMVNEAVPHEELETTALEWAETMTGKSPTAMRMLKYAFNLADDGMVGQQVFSGEATRLAYMTDEASEGRDAFLDGREPDFSDVPWHY; from the coding sequence ATGGTTTCCGAGCTTTTCGACCCCGAGCGGTGGACGGCCGTCACCGAGGCGTTCGAGGACGTGACCTACCACCGCGCGGACGACGTGCCCGCGGTCCGTATCGCCATCGACCGACCCGAGGTTCGTAACGCCTTCCGCCCCCGCACCGTCGACGAACTCTACGCGGCGCTGGATCACGCCCGCCAGCAGGCCGACGTGGGTGCAGTCCTCCTGACCGGTAACGGCCCGTCGCCGAAAGACGGTGGGTGGGCGTTCTCCGCCGGCGGCGATCAGGCCATCCGCGGCGAATCGGGGTACGAGTACCGTGACGACGAGGGTGACACCGCGGACGACGACGGCGCGGAGACCGGCGACACCGAACTCGACACCGACACCCCGACCGTCGGCCGCCTCCACATCCTCGAAGTCCAGCGGCTCATTCGCTTCATGCCCAAACCGGTCGTCGCCGTCGTTCCGGGGTGGGCCGTCGGCGGCGGTCACTCCCTGCACGTCATCTGTGATCTGACGCTCGCGAGCGAGGAGCACGCGAAGTTCCTCCAGACCGACCCCGACGTGGCCTCCTTCGACGGCGGGTTCGGGTCCGCCTACCTCGCCCGGCAGGTGGGACAGAAGAAGGCGCGCGAGATTTTCTTCCTCGGGAAGACCTACGACGCCGCGGAGGCGGCCGACATGGGTATGGTCAACGAGGCGGTGCCTCACGAGGAGTTAGAGACCACCGCGCTGGAGTGGGCGGAGACGATGACGGGAAAGAGCCCGACGGCCATGCGGATGCTCAAGTACGCGTTCAACCTCGCGGACGACGGCATGGTCGGCCAGCAGGTGTTCTCGGGGGAGGCGACCCGGCTCGCGTACATGACCGACGAGGCGAGCGAGGGCCGGGACGCCTTCCTCGACGGGCGGGAGCCGGACTTCTCGGACGTGCCGTGGCACTACTGA
- a CDS encoding mandelate racemase/muconate lactonizing enzyme family protein, whose protein sequence is MDRRPFTLDLARPLTTANGTISRREGDLVRITADGVRGVGEATPLPGWTESLANCRTALDVVADAGADTLLAAAAASPREPLAAATTTLTDALADAPAARHAVESAALDALGRREGRPLAALLTDDPAARVPVNATIGDASPEETADAAQAAVDAGFSCLKVKVGAGKLDRDVTRLRVVREAVGPDVTLRADANGAWARETARTAVDAFASLDLAYLEQPLAADDLSGHATLRSRGVAIALDETLAAVGVDDVFDADAADVLILKPMALGGPARAHAVARRARRAGVDPVVTTTVDAAPARTAAVHVAAAIPDVRPCGLATGDALDEDLAPDPAPVEAGSVTVPAGPGVAGAAFDGLF, encoded by the coding sequence ATCGACCGCCGCCCGTTCACGCTCGACCTCGCGCGGCCCCTCACCACTGCGAACGGGACGATCAGCCGGCGCGAGGGCGACCTCGTCCGGATCACGGCCGACGGCGTCCGGGGCGTCGGCGAGGCGACGCCGCTCCCGGGCTGGACCGAGTCGCTCGCGAACTGCCGGACGGCACTGGACGTGGTGGCGGACGCCGGCGCCGACACGCTCCTCGCCGCCGCCGCGGCGTCGCCGCGTGAGCCATTGGCCGCGGCGACGACGACCCTGACCGACGCTCTCGCCGACGCGCCTGCGGCCCGGCACGCCGTCGAATCCGCCGCCCTCGATGCCCTCGGACGGCGCGAGGGCCGCCCACTCGCTGCGTTGCTCACCGACGACCCAGCCGCTCGCGTTCCCGTCAACGCAACGATTGGCGACGCGTCCCCCGAGGAGACGGCCGACGCGGCACAGGCGGCCGTCGACGCCGGCTTCTCCTGCCTGAAGGTGAAGGTCGGCGCCGGCAAGCTGGATCGCGACGTGACACGCCTGCGCGTGGTCCGCGAGGCGGTCGGCCCCGACGTGACGCTCCGCGCCGACGCCAACGGTGCATGGGCCCGCGAGACGGCGCGCACGGCGGTCGACGCGTTCGCGTCGCTCGACCTCGCCTACCTCGAACAGCCACTCGCCGCGGACGACCTGTCGGGACACGCCACGCTGCGGAGTCGTGGCGTCGCCATCGCGCTCGACGAGACGCTGGCAGCGGTGGGGGTAGACGACGTGTTCGACGCGGACGCCGCGGACGTACTGATCCTGAAGCCGATGGCGCTCGGCGGTCCGGCACGCGCCCACGCCGTCGCGCGGCGGGCACGGCGGGCGGGCGTCGATCCCGTCGTGACCACCACCGTCGACGCCGCGCCGGCGCGGACGGCGGCCGTCCACGTCGCCGCCGCGATTCCCGACGTGCGCCCCTGTGGGCTGGCGACTGGCGACGCGCTTGACGAGGATCTGGCGCCCGATCCGGCCCCCGTCGAGGCGGGATCGGTGACCGTCCCCGCCGGGCCGGGCGTCGCCGGCGCCGCCTTCGACGGGCTGTTTTGA
- a CDS encoding UPF0058 family protein — protein MHKEELLELHEQMVAIMNYFRSQESVDESIFEPYESLSVDPSHVHKSKSEHKHAVFVLGNALATAMSEDEFSDAGRVGKRMAELAEDAENKL, from the coding sequence ATGCACAAGGAAGAACTCCTCGAACTGCACGAGCAGATGGTAGCGATCATGAACTACTTCCGAAGTCAGGAGTCGGTCGACGAGAGCATCTTCGAGCCCTACGAGTCGCTCAGTGTCGACCCGTCGCACGTTCACAAGTCGAAAAGCGAACACAAACACGCGGTGTTCGTCCTCGGCAACGCGCTGGCGACGGCGATGAGCGAAGACGAATTCTCGGACGCCGGCCGGGTCGGTAAGCGGATGGCCGAACTCGCCGAAGACGCCGAAAACAAGCTCTGA
- a CDS encoding sulfite oxidase-like oxidoreductase: MVKDVTGLYREYGDERLPPGQHRTESFPVLSKGNIPRIDRDEWTLSVRGAVENPVTLDWDDFRALGVETQRQDFHCVTGWSKFDCEFTGVPLTTLAEHVGVADEAVHVMFAAADDYTTDLPLDAGLRPETLLAVEFDGDPLPRDHGGPVRVVTPHRYAYKGAKWVTGVEFLTEPERGFWERRGYSVSANPWNEERYSG; the protein is encoded by the coding sequence ATGGTCAAGGACGTCACCGGCCTCTACCGCGAGTACGGGGACGAGCGACTCCCGCCCGGCCAACACCGTACGGAGTCGTTTCCGGTCCTCTCGAAGGGGAATATTCCTCGGATCGACCGCGACGAGTGGACGCTCTCGGTGCGCGGTGCGGTCGAGAATCCGGTCACGCTCGACTGGGACGACTTTCGCGCCCTCGGCGTCGAGACGCAGCGACAGGACTTCCACTGTGTCACCGGCTGGAGCAAGTTCGACTGCGAGTTCACCGGCGTCCCCCTCACCACGCTCGCGGAGCACGTCGGCGTCGCCGACGAGGCCGTACACGTCATGTTCGCGGCCGCGGACGACTACACGACCGACTTACCGCTCGACGCCGGCCTGCGCCCCGAGACGTTGCTCGCCGTCGAGTTCGACGGCGACCCCCTCCCGCGCGACCACGGCGGCCCCGTTCGCGTCGTGACGCCCCACCGGTACGCCTACAAGGGGGCGAAGTGGGTGACGGGCGTCGAGTTCCTGACCGAACCGGAGCGGGGCTTCTGGGAGCGCCGTGGCTACTCCGTCAGCGCGAACCCGTGGAACGAGGAGCGATACAGCGGATAG
- the menD gene encoding 2-succinyl-5-enolpyruvyl-6-hydroxy-3-cyclohexene-1-carboxylic-acid synthase, with the protein MSAPNRNVLWGRALADELARGGVDSVVVSPGSRSTPLVTAVEEHDDLHVFSVLDERSAAYFALGRARRTGTVTPLICTSGTAAANYHPAVIEASQSRVPLLLLTADRPPELRDSGANQTVDQEKLYGDAVRWYKDLPEPEAEARKLRSLRTTVARALTEATGTPSGPVHLNCPFRKPLEPTPVAGDVPADLDPLAAVGRDDGRPFVATTAGTPQLDRRDLQRLAESLSVERGLIVAGPADPPGVDPQAVTALAHATGFPIVADPLSGLRFGGHTRVTTTVGGYDGYLDPRVTDDWPDPDAVLRIGASPTSKRLRKYLARTDARQFVVDPAGAWREAEFTATDLVVADPSRLAGRLAELVGGPDAPDWRERWADADRTHREVVGDATGDGAGGYFEGTVLADVADLAPEPATLVVSNSNPVRDADRYMPPAAAGYTVLGNRGASGIDGVVSTALGAGSATTDHLTLVIGDLAYYHDSNGLLSVLRCGVDATIVLIGNDGGGIFYRLPIESFDPPFTEAFKTPHGLDFEPTADLYALGYTAVDDREAFCDAYADSVASEGTDVIDVRTNGEASQRTRERLVEETVAELAE; encoded by the coding sequence ATGAGCGCGCCGAATCGCAACGTCCTCTGGGGGCGAGCGCTGGCCGACGAACTCGCGCGCGGCGGCGTCGATAGCGTCGTCGTCTCGCCCGGGAGTCGTTCGACGCCGCTCGTCACGGCCGTCGAGGAACACGACGACCTGCACGTCTTCTCGGTCCTCGACGAGCGCTCGGCTGCCTACTTCGCACTCGGCCGCGCCCGGCGAACGGGGACGGTGACGCCCCTGATCTGCACCTCCGGCACCGCCGCCGCGAACTACCACCCCGCTGTGATCGAGGCGAGTCAGAGCCGCGTCCCCCTCCTCCTTCTCACCGCCGACCGCCCACCCGAACTCCGGGACAGCGGCGCCAACCAGACCGTCGATCAGGAGAAACTCTACGGCGACGCCGTCCGGTGGTACAAGGACCTCCCCGAACCCGAAGCCGAGGCGCGCAAACTCCGGTCGCTCCGAACGACCGTCGCCCGGGCGCTTACGGAAGCAACGGGCACCCCGTCGGGACCGGTCCACCTCAACTGCCCGTTCCGCAAACCGCTCGAACCGACGCCAGTCGCAGGCGACGTGCCCGCGGACCTCGACCCCCTCGCCGCCGTCGGCCGCGACGACGGCCGACCGTTCGTGGCGACGACGGCCGGGACGCCGCAACTCGACCGGCGGGACCTGCAACGACTGGCGGAGTCGCTGTCCGTCGAACGCGGCCTGATCGTCGCCGGTCCGGCCGACCCGCCGGGCGTCGATCCGCAGGCCGTCACCGCCCTCGCCCACGCCACCGGCTTCCCTATCGTCGCGGACCCCCTCTCCGGCCTCCGTTTCGGCGGCCACACCCGCGTCACCACCACCGTCGGCGGCTACGACGGCTACCTCGATCCACGGGTGACCGACGACTGGCCCGACCCCGACGCGGTCCTGCGGATCGGCGCCTCGCCTACCTCCAAACGCCTCCGCAAGTACCTCGCGCGGACCGACGCCCGGCAGTTCGTCGTCGACCCCGCGGGCGCGTGGCGCGAGGCGGAGTTCACGGCGACGGATCTGGTCGTCGCGGACCCGTCACGGCTGGCCGGCCGCCTCGCCGAACTCGTCGGCGGCCCCGATGCGCCCGACTGGCGGGAACGCTGGGCCGACGCCGACCGCACCCACCGCGAGGTCGTTGGGGACGCGACGGGCGACGGCGCCGGTGGCTACTTCGAGGGGACCGTCCTCGCGGACGTGGCGGACCTCGCGCCCGAACCCGCGACGCTCGTCGTCTCGAACTCGAACCCCGTCCGCGACGCCGACCGCTATATGCCCCCCGCCGCGGCCGGGTACACCGTCCTCGGCAACCGCGGCGCGTCGGGCATCGACGGCGTCGTCTCCACCGCCCTCGGCGCCGGCAGCGCCACGACCGACCACCTGACGCTCGTGATCGGTGATCTGGCGTACTACCACGACAGCAACGGCCTGCTGTCGGTACTTCGGTGCGGCGTCGACGCGACCATCGTCCTGATCGGCAACGACGGCGGCGGCATCTTCTATCGCCTCCCCATCGAGTCGTTCGATCCGCCGTTCACCGAGGCGTTCAAAACGCCGCACGGCCTCGATTTCGAACCCACAGCCGACCTCTACGCCCTCGGCTACACGGCGGTCGACGACCGCGAGGCGTTCTGCGACGCCTACGCCGACTCGGTCGCGAGCGAGGGGACGGACGTGATCGACGTGCGCACCAACGGCGAGGCGAGTCAGCGGACGCGGGAGCGACTGGTCGAGGAGACGGTCGCGGAACTGGCCGAGTAG
- a CDS encoding 1,4-dihydroxy-2-naphthoate polyprenyltransferase, with amino-acid sequence MSAQEISRSKAWLMAARPQTLPAAAAPVAVGTGLAVGRGVDHALAALAAFVGAALIQIGTNFANDYYDAVKGADTEDREGFTRVTQSGLIAPEAVKRATYLTFAAAVLVGTTLVYVGGLPILIVGLLSVVAGLAYTGGPYPLGYHGLGDVFVFLFFGVVAVAGTYYVQAAAVLAGPLPLTIPPGTLPPIALVASLPVAAISTNILVVNNVRDLETDAATGKRTLAVRIGYRWSRVQYVALLALAYLVPVGLWLAGPASVVVCLPLLTIPLSVAVSRTVCTRTDGDALNPALERTGKLLAAHAGLFAVGLAVGL; translated from the coding sequence ATGAGCGCACAGGAGATCAGTCGCTCGAAGGCGTGGCTGATGGCCGCGCGTCCGCAGACGCTCCCGGCCGCGGCTGCGCCCGTCGCCGTCGGCACCGGCCTCGCCGTCGGCCGCGGCGTCGACCACGCACTCGCCGCGCTCGCGGCCTTCGTCGGCGCTGCCCTCATCCAGATCGGCACCAATTTCGCCAACGACTACTACGACGCCGTCAAGGGTGCCGACACCGAGGACCGCGAGGGGTTCACCCGCGTCACGCAGTCGGGGCTCATCGCTCCCGAAGCGGTGAAACGGGCTACCTACCTCACCTTCGCCGCCGCCGTCCTCGTCGGCACGACGCTAGTGTACGTCGGCGGCCTCCCCATCCTGATCGTCGGCCTCCTCTCCGTGGTGGCCGGCCTCGCCTACACCGGCGGCCCCTACCCGCTCGGCTACCACGGCCTCGGCGACGTGTTCGTCTTCCTGTTTTTCGGCGTCGTCGCCGTCGCCGGCACCTACTACGTGCAGGCGGCCGCCGTCCTCGCCGGGCCCCTGCCGCTCACGATTCCGCCCGGCACCTTGCCGCCCATCGCTCTCGTCGCCAGCCTCCCCGTCGCCGCTATCTCGACGAACATCCTCGTCGTGAACAACGTCCGCGACCTGGAGACGGACGCGGCGACGGGGAAACGGACGCTCGCGGTCCGCATCGGCTACCGCTGGAGCCGCGTCCAGTACGTCGCGCTCCTCGCACTCGCCTATCTCGTGCCGGTCGGCCTGTGGCTGGCCGGCCCGGCGTCGGTCGTCGTCTGCCTCCCGCTCCTGACGATCCCGCTCTCCGTCGCCGTCTCGCGCACCGTCTGCACCCGGACCGACGGCGACGCGCTCAACCCCGCACTCGAACGCACCGGCAAACTGCTCGCCGCCCACGCCGGCCTGTTCGCCGTGGGTCTCGCCGTGGGACTGTGA
- a CDS encoding isochorismate synthase, protein MGISRSDETGSRLVSRSVRASVPSLRAALDAMPAPRTFWTAPDEATVVAGGAAATLTADGRDRFTAIKDGIDRVLRAGDVHAGTEAACPRLFGGFAFHDEGTEDETWADFPGARFVLPRVQVTDTDRGMWVTVNAVGPDATAEAVEARLESERERFESLDVPDPSPPPGIVSRTRTTPRDAWCDSVDAAVSRIRAGDLQKVVLAQALDVTLDRPLSVPDVLARLGDTYPDCYRFLVEPTDGDAPRPGFFGATPERLVTRHGRTVTTGALAGTTGRGDTPAEDDWLAEELLGDEKNVHEHELVAETIREQLDPFASTITAGQRRVRRLATVQHLFTPITATLDSDTHVLDLVEALHPTPAVGGLPPEKALATIRETEPFDRGWYAAPVGWIDAAGNGTFAVAIRSALSRGTKTTLFAGVGVVADSDPDREWDEVQLKYRPILDELER, encoded by the coding sequence ATGGGTATCTCGCGAAGTGACGAGACCGGTTCGCGTCTCGTCAGTCGATCGGTTCGGGCGTCGGTCCCCTCGCTCCGTGCCGCCCTCGACGCCATGCCCGCCCCCCGTACGTTCTGGACAGCGCCCGACGAGGCGACGGTGGTCGCCGGCGGCGCCGCCGCGACCCTCACCGCCGACGGCCGCGACCGCTTCACTGCGATCAAGGACGGTATCGACCGCGTGTTGCGCGCCGGCGACGTCCACGCCGGCACCGAGGCCGCCTGTCCCCGCCTGTTCGGCGGCTTCGCCTTCCACGACGAGGGCACCGAGGACGAGACGTGGGCCGATTTCCCCGGCGCGCGGTTCGTCCTCCCGCGGGTGCAGGTGACTGACACCGACCGGGGGATGTGGGTGACGGTAAACGCCGTCGGCCCCGACGCCACCGCCGAGGCGGTCGAGGCACGTCTCGAATCGGAGCGCGAGCGCTTCGAATCGCTCGACGTGCCAGACCCCAGTCCGCCGCCGGGCATCGTCTCGCGGACGCGAACGACGCCACGGGACGCGTGGTGTGACTCGGTCGACGCCGCCGTCTCCCGCATCCGCGCGGGCGACCTGCAGAAGGTCGTTCTCGCGCAGGCGCTCGACGTGACGCTCGACCGCCCGCTCTCGGTGCCCGATGTGCTCGCTCGCCTCGGCGACACCTACCCCGACTGCTACCGCTTCCTCGTCGAACCGACCGACGGCGACGCGCCCCGTCCGGGCTTCTTCGGTGCGACGCCCGAGCGCCTCGTCACGCGTCACGGCCGGACGGTCACCACGGGTGCGCTCGCGGGAACGACCGGCCGCGGCGATACTCCCGCCGAAGACGACTGGCTGGCCGAGGAACTGCTCGGCGACGAGAAGAACGTCCACGAACACGAACTCGTCGCGGAGACCATTCGCGAACAGCTCGACCCGTTCGCGTCGACGATCACCGCCGGCCAGCGCCGCGTCCGCCGACTGGCGACCGTCCAGCACCTCTTTACGCCCATCACCGCCACCCTCGACAGCGACACGCACGTCCTCGACCTCGTCGAGGCGCTCCACCCGACGCCCGCCGTCGGCGGCCTGCCGCCGGAGAAAGCGCTCGCGACCATCCGTGAGACGGAGCCGTTCGACCGGGGCTGGTACGCCGCGCCGGTCGGGTGGATCGACGCCGCCGGCAACGGCACGTTCGCCGTCGCCATCCGCTCCGCGCTCTCCCGCGGGACGAAGACGACGCTCTTCGCCGGTGTCGGCGTCGTCGCCGACTCCGACCCCGACCGCGAGTGGGACGAAGTACAGCTCAAGTACCGGCCGATCCTCGACGAACTGGAGCGATGA
- the pyrI gene encoding aspartate carbamoyltransferase regulatory subunit: MTDKELRVSKIRDGTVIDHVTAGQALNVLAILGIDGSGGESVSIGMNVPSDKVGQKDVVKVEGRELSQSEVDVLSLIAPEATINIIRDFDVIEKNRVERTDTVRGILVCPNRNCITNADEPVRTEFEVLDDGVRCAYCDTIIREHDVAEHIDARGAGETAL, encoded by the coding sequence ATGACCGACAAAGAACTCCGCGTCAGCAAGATTCGCGACGGCACCGTCATCGACCACGTCACCGCCGGGCAGGCGCTCAACGTCCTCGCCATCCTCGGTATCGACGGCAGCGGCGGTGAGAGTGTCAGCATCGGCATGAACGTCCCCAGCGACAAGGTGGGCCAGAAGGACGTGGTGAAGGTGGAGGGGCGCGAACTCAGCCAGTCCGAGGTGGACGTGCTCTCGCTGATCGCCCCCGAGGCGACGATCAACATCATCCGCGATTTCGACGTCATAGAGAAGAATCGCGTGGAGCGAACCGACACCGTCCGGGGCATCCTCGTCTGCCCCAACCGCAACTGCATCACGAACGCCGACGAACCCGTCCGGACGGAGTTCGAAGTGCTTGACGACGGCGTTCGGTGCGCGTACTGCGACACCATCATCCGTGAACACGACGTGGCCGAACACATCGACGCACGGGGAGCAGGCGAAACCGCTTTGTGA
- a CDS encoding rhomboid family intramembrane serine protease yields MLGVPDAETLFRLAVLCSLLGAVVAILALDRPRGRWGAHLRSRFVMGLPWGTLVSAGGVLAVYLFVQGGWAHWNAPVTIPFRAWSYFYPLGMATAAFAHSGSGHLIGNLVGTLVLAPIAEYAWGHFPRERGVQTFTSPLTNPYVRAFVVFPAAVVAVGLFTAFFALGPVIGFSGVVFAFAGFALVRYPIVTVVAVVAGNTLRTLYGALQNPTISASAGPSYSSPWWADIAIQGHAIGLLAGFLLGVWVLRGRGDDRPSAARVAIGVVLFGVAQSLWAVYWYRGGETYVLYRAAGLALVVLLATLVAATVATSASPLIPVPDRPDAVRAVPRWRIGATVLLLCTAALAGPAVPVNLTTTTSDDLPSQSDPIQVRGYEVTYAENVPNGMVSIIDVEAFGETTQVNTSGVIVRNRERGIWMTAVSKGRLDFTGTTFVRVGGVGWRETVRVERRGWNAIGGGTVYKVNLVYGDRNVTAFTSAPVQADPVVAGRNVSVEAAPAGFRLNVSLGNRSATGPIPAVNETTSIGGLEFTNSDGRIYAINGATRVRVAQAETYN; encoded by the coding sequence ATGCTCGGCGTTCCGGATGCGGAGACGCTCTTTCGGCTAGCGGTTCTGTGTTCCCTCCTCGGGGCGGTGGTCGCCATCCTCGCGCTCGACCGGCCCCGTGGTCGCTGGGGCGCGCACCTCCGCTCGCGGTTCGTGATGGGTCTCCCGTGGGGGACGCTCGTCTCCGCCGGCGGCGTTCTCGCGGTGTATCTGTTCGTTCAGGGTGGCTGGGCCCACTGGAACGCACCGGTCACCATCCCGTTTCGGGCGTGGTCGTACTTCTACCCGCTGGGGATGGCGACGGCCGCCTTTGCCCACTCCGGGTCGGGCCACCTGATCGGCAACCTCGTCGGGACGCTCGTCCTCGCCCCCATCGCCGAGTACGCGTGGGGGCACTTCCCCCGCGAACGCGGCGTGCAGACGTTCACGTCGCCGTTGACGAACCCGTACGTGCGAGCGTTCGTCGTGTTTCCGGCCGCCGTCGTCGCCGTCGGCCTGTTCACCGCCTTCTTCGCGCTCGGCCCCGTCATCGGCTTCTCCGGCGTCGTCTTCGCGTTCGCCGGATTCGCGCTGGTGCGGTATCCCATCGTGACCGTCGTCGCCGTCGTCGCCGGCAACACCCTGCGGACGCTCTACGGCGCGCTCCAGAACCCGACCATATCGGCCAGTGCCGGCCCCTCCTACTCCTCCCCGTGGTGGGCCGACATCGCGATTCAGGGACACGCCATCGGCCTCCTCGCCGGCTTCCTCCTCGGCGTGTGGGTGCTCCGCGGCCGTGGCGATGATCGGCCCTCGGCGGCACGCGTCGCCATCGGCGTCGTGCTGTTCGGCGTCGCGCAGTCGCTGTGGGCGGTGTACTGGTATCGCGGGGGCGAGACGTACGTCCTCTACCGGGCCGCCGGCCTCGCACTCGTGGTCCTCCTTGCCACGCTGGTCGCGGCGACGGTCGCCACGTCCGCCAGTCCATTGATTCCGGTGCCTGACCGCCCCGACGCCGTCCGGGCGGTCCCGCGGTGGCGGATCGGCGCGACGGTCCTACTCCTCTGTACGGCCGCGCTCGCCGGTCCGGCCGTCCCCGTCAACCTGACGACGACGACGAGCGACGACCTCCCGAGTCAGAGCGACCCGATCCAGGTCCGCGGGTACGAGGTGACCTACGCCGAGAACGTCCCGAACGGAATGGTGTCGATCATCGACGTGGAGGCGTTCGGCGAGACGACACAGGTCAACACGTCGGGGGTGATCGTCAGGAACCGGGAGCGGGGCATCTGGATGACCGCCGTCTCGAAAGGTCGACTCGACTTCACCGGCACGACGTTCGTCCGCGTCGGCGGCGTGGGCTGGCGGGAGACGGTTCGCGTCGAGCGCCGGGGCTGGAACGCCATCGGCGGCGGCACCGTCTACAAAGTCAACCTCGTCTACGGCGACCGGAACGTGACGGCGTTCACCTCCGCACCCGTGCAGGCCGATCCCGTGGTCGCCGGGCGGAACGTCTCCGTCGAAGCCGCCCCGGCAGGTTTCCGGCTCAACGTCTCGCTTGGCAACCGGTCCGCCACCGGTCCCATCCCCGCCGTCAACGAGACGACCTCTATCGGCGGGCTAGAGTTCACCAACTCGGACGGGCGGATCTACGCGATCAACGGCGCGACGCGGGTCCGCGTCGCTCAGGCGGAGACGTACAACTAG